The genomic segment TCAGCGCCAGCGCGATGCCGTCCATGACGCAGCCCATCACCTGTGCTTCGAGCCCGCGCGGGTTGACCACGAGGCCGACGTCCACGGCGAAGACGACCTTCGTCACGCGGGGCCCGCCGACGCCGTCCCGGATGGGCCGGTTCACCGTCCCGGGGCGGCAGTCGAGCTCCACCAGCGCGGCGCTGACCGACTTGTACTCGGCGTGGAAGGCGATGCCCTGCGCGGTACCGGACGGCATCGCCCGCCCCCACGACCCCACTTCGGCGACCTTGTCCAGCACCGCGCGGGACCGGGCGTCACGCAGGAAGTCGTGCCGGAAGCGGTACGGGTCCTTGCCCATCTTCGCCGCGAGCTGGTCGACGACGAGTTCCCTGGCGCAGGTGACATCGGGTGAGTAGACGTTGCGCATGCTGCCGGTGTTGAACCCCTTGGCGGTCTCGGCGAGCAGCCGCCCGCTCGCCCCGAAGTGGTACGACGTCGACTGGCTCAGCTGGAAGAAGGTCTCGGCGAACCCGATGTCGCCCACCGGGAGCCGGGCGGCCAGCGCGGTGAAGACCTCCCCCAGTCCGTGCCCGAAATCGGTGGCGACGCTGGTGTGCCGCTGGTCGTAGCCGAGCACCACACCGCCGAGGTAGGCGGCGCGCACCCGCGAGGTGGCCATCGGGTGGGTGCGTCCCTGCCGCGCGTCGTCGGCGCGGTGCCACATCAGCTTGACCGGCTTGCCGATCCGCTGCGAGACCTCGGCCGCTTCCAGCGCCGCGTCGAAGAACAGCTTGCGCCCGAACGACCCGCCGCCTTCGGTGACGTGCACGGTGACCCGGCCCGGCGGCAGCCCGAGCTTCGCGGCGATGACCTGCTTGGCCACGATCGGCGACTTCATCGACGACCAGATCTCCGCCCGGTCGGGCCGCACGTCCGCCACCGCGCAGTTGGGTTCCAGCGCGCTGTTGCCACGGAAGTAGAAGGTGAACTTCGCCTCCACCGTGGGCACCGGCGGCTTCAACCCGAGTGGCAGTTCGGCGCCCGCCAGCTCCTGGAGCACGCTCTCGTCGGATTTCCCTTCCACCGTCCCGGATTTCCACGAGACCCGCAGCGCGCGCACGCCGTCGATGCACTGCCCGAAGGTTTCGGCACGCACGGCCACCCCGGTCGAAATCACCACGACGTCGGTGACGCCGGGCATGACCCGCACCTCGGCGAGGTTGGCCACCGAGCCGACCCGGCCGTTGATGGTCGGCGCCCGGCACACCATCGTCGGCTTCGCGCCCGGGATGGCCAGATCCATGGCGAACTTCTTGCGCCCGGTCACCGCGTCCAGCGCGTCGACCCGGTTGTGCGGCTTGCCGATGACGGTGAAGCTCTCGCGCGGAGCGAGGTCCACCGCCACCTGCTCGGTCCGCGTGCTCGCGGCCTTCCCGGCGAAGGCACCGATGTCAGCTTGGCGACCGGACCGATCGCTGATCACCCCGTCCCGCAATGTCAGATCGGCGACCGCGACACCGAAGTCGGCGGCCGCGGCTGTCAGCAACCGGGACCGGGCGAGTGCGGCGGCGACGCGGATCGGGGTGTAGGTCGCGATGGTCGTGTTCGACCCGCCGGTGAGCTGGTTGAACACCAGTTCCGCCCGCGCGTCGGCGAGCGTGACCCGCACCCGGCCGACCGGCACGGCCAGTTCCTCGGCGATCAGCATGGCCGTCGAGGTGGTGACGCCCTGCCCGACCTCGGCCCGCGGCAACGCGAACGACACCGTGCCGTCCTGGCCGACCTCGACCGCGATCAGGCCGGAGGTCGGCAGCGCGGCCGCGGTCATCACGTCGTTGAGGTCGAGCAGCTCGGTCAGTTCCGGCGAGGGCACCTGGGCCCGCGCCGCCGGGGTGAGCCCGGCGGCGGTCACCAGGGTCGGCGCCGCGAGCACGTACCCGAGGAACCGGCGCCGCCCCAGGCCCGGTCGCACGCCGGTCACTGCGGCCGGTTGATCGTCGGGATTTCGATCTTCGTCTCCTGGCCCTTGGTGAGGTAGAAGAGGATGTACTTCCGCACGGCCTCGTCGAGCACCCACGCCGCTTCGGGCACCAGCGGCAGCGGGATCAGGCCTTCGCGGAACTTCACCAGCGCGGGCCAGGCGGTACTGATCAGCGGGCCCCACACCGGTTCGCGTTCGATGCCGTCCCAGTCGGCCACCTGATCCCCCGCCAGGTACCTGGCGAGCGCGTTGCACAACGGCCTGCTGAGACTGGCGGGACTGGTCTGCTCGGCCAGTTGTCCCAGCAGGATGTCGGTCAGCTCCACGCCTTCGGGTGTCGGCCCCATGTTGCGCGGCAGGATCTCCTCCGACTGGGCGTTCGCCGCGGCCCAGGTGGCGGGGATGTACTCGTCGCGGATGCCGAGCAGGTGCGCGGTCACCTGCCAGACGTGCAGGTAGGCCTCGCGATCCGCGCCGCTCATCGGGACCTTCCACGCGAGCAGTTCGCGCATCGCGTAGGTCGGCAGGGTGTGCCAGGTGACCAGCATGTCCTCCTGGCTGATCGGCACGTCCCCCGTCCACTGCGGGGACTGCGGCAGCAGGTGGCGCACCGCCGCGTGCACCAGGCGCGTCTTCACCGCCTCGACGATGCAGGAGCCGCCGGGCCGGTAGGCGTTCAGCGCCCCGACGGCGAACCCGAGGATGCTCGTCTTGGCGACGCGGTCCTCCATGTCCGCGCCGCCCTTGGAGTAGTAGACCGAGCGGGCCTCCTTGGGGATCGCGGTGCTCAGCATGCCGCCGCCGACCCCGTTGAGCAGGTTGAGGTAGAGCCCGCGCGACTTGTTGAACTCCGCCGCGACCTCCAGCTTCTTCGAATCGGCCCACGACGGCAGCTGCCGGGCCTTCTCGATGAACGCCCGCAGGTCCTCCGGCAACCCGGCGGGCAGCGGCTGGTCGTTGCGGGTCCAGTTCCACAGCAGGGCGTTGACCATGGGCACGTCACCCCGGTCGAGCAGGGACGCGACCAGCGGATCGGCCTCCTCGTCCCACACCCACCGCGGATCGGCACCGGCCCCCGAACCCGCGACCGAACCGCTGGGCGCCCAGGTCCACGCCAGCAGGGAACGCGCGTGCGCCGGTGCGGCCACGCCCAGTGCGCCGAGCGCGCCCAGCGCCCCGCCGGACACCAGCATCTTGCGCCTGCTCAGTCCCGCCATGGTGCGACTCCTCTGATCGGTCTACTCAGGACGGTTGGTGTCCGGGATCTCGATGCTGATCGGCTTGGCTTCGGACAGGAACAGCAGCGCCGCCTTGCGCAGGAACTCGTCGAAGAGCCAGTACGCCTTGGGCGCCAGCGGCAACGGCAGCAGTCCTTCGCGCACGGCGATGAACGGCTCCCAGGCGACGTCGAGCAGCGAGTCCCAGAGCGGTTCCCGGTCGATGTCCAGCCAGCCGGCGATCTGGTCGCCGAGCATGAACCGGGTGACCGCGCCCAGGATGGGCTTGCTGAGGATGCCACCGTCCACAGTGGCCCCGAGGTTGAGCAGGATGTCCGCCAGCTTGACGCCCTCCGGCGTCGGCGCCAAGATCGGGTCCAGCACCTCGTCGGCCTGCGAGTTGGCTTCCTGCCACGTCGCCGGGATGTATTCGTCCTTGATCCCGAGCATGTGCGCGCTGACCTGCCAGGAATGCAGGAACGCCACGGATTCGCGCTGCGGGATGGGGATCTTCCAGTCGGTCATCTTCCGCATCACGGTGGTGGGCAGGCTGTGCCAGGTGACCATCATGTCCCGCTGGCTGATCGGGATCTCCTCGTCGGCGACCGCGGGCCAGTGCGGGGACTGCGGCAGCAGGTGTCGCACCGCCGCGTGCACCAGCCGGGTCTTGACGCAGGTCACCACCATCTCGCCGCCGGGCTGGTAGGCGTCGCGCGCACCGATGTCGTACCCGAGCTTCGCGGTCTTGGAGATGCGGTCCTTCATGTCCGCGCCGCCCTGCGAGTAGTAGACCGCGCGGGCTTCCTTCGGGATGACCGTGCTCATCATGCCGCTGGCCAGGCCGTACAGCAGGCCGAGGTAGAGCCCGCGCTTCTCGTTGAAGTCCACCGCGGTGGCCAGCTTGCCCGGCTCGGCCCACGGGGGCAACTGCCGCGCGCGTTCCATGAAGTCCCGCAGGTCCGCGGGCAGCCCGGCGGGCAGCGGCTGGCCGTTCTTGGTCCAGGTCCGCAGCAGGTTGTTGACCATGGGCACGTCGCCCCGGTCGAGCAGGGACGCGACCAGCGGATCGGCCTCCTCGTCCCACACCCACCGCGGATCGGCGCCGGCCCCGGCGCCGGCCACCGAACCGGTGGGTGACCACGTCCACGCCGAGCGGGCCTGCGCGGGTGCCGCGATGCCCAGCGCGCCGAGCGCGCCCAGCGCCCCGCCGGCCCTCAACATGTCGCGCCTGCTCAGTCCGTCCATTCGCTTCGCTCCTCTTCCTCGAGGTCGAGAGCCGGTAAACCGCGGCCTGATACGATGAAACAAGTACTGATTCTTCGTATCATGAGAGCACACGGTGTCGGCCATCACAAGACCTTCCGTGACAGCGGGTCCGCGGCTGAGGCAGAATCGAGCGCTCTGGAGGAGCCCGTGGAACCTGCGCTGTCCGCCCTGCTGAGCTCGGGCGAGGAGTCGCTGCTCGAACGCGCCTACAGCGACGCCGTGGGGCGGGCGGACGAGGTGGACGAAGCCCGCGCGCGCATCCTCGACGCCGCGTACGACCAGTTCTGCCGGCTGGGCATCCAGCGCTCCACGATGGAGGACGTGGCCCGCCGGGCCGGGGTTTCCCGCATCACCGTCTACCGGCGCTTCACCACGAAGGACGCGCTGGTGGAACAAGTGGTCCGGCGGGAGTTCCGCCGGTACTTCGACCGGTTCCTGATCGACATCGAGCAGGCCGAGACCGCCGCCGACCGGGTGGTGCTCGGGTTCGTCAGCTCGCTGCGCGCGATCCGGGGCAACCCGCTGATCGGCGGGCTGATGGAGGCGGAACCGGACCTGCTGGTGCCGTCGATGATCAACGACGGCGGCCGGACACTGGGCACCGTGCGGCAGTTCGTCGCCGGGCAGCTGCGGCACGAACAGCGGGCGGGCACCGTGTCCAGCGAGCTGGACGCCGACGTCGTCGCCGAGATGATGGTGCGGATCTCCGCGTCGTTCCTGGCCATCCCGAGCCAGGTCATCGACCTCGACGACGACGAACAGCTCGCCGCGGTGGCACGGCGGTTCCTGGTGCCGATGCTGGAGCCGGGCGACTAGGGCGTGTCCTGCGGATCTTCTTCATGATCGTGTGCAGATGATGGGGTGTGGTTGGTCGTGGTGAGCTGACGGATAAGGCGTGGGCGAGGATCGCGCCGTTGCTGCCTGCGGAGTCTGGGCGGCGGGGTGGGCGGTGGCGTAGTCACCGGCAGGTGATCAACGCGGTTCTGTGGCATGAACGGACCGGTGCGCCGTGGCGTGACCTGCCCGAACGCTATGGGCCGTGGAAGACCGCGCATGAGCGGTTACGCAAGTGGACCGCGGACGGGACGTGGGACCGGATCCTCGAGCACGTAATCGTCAAGGACGACTCGCTGGGCACTCTGGAGGACAACATCGAGTTCGTGATCAGTGTTGATTCCACGAGTGTGCGGGCGCATCAGCACGCGGCCGGTGCCCGGAAAAAGGGGGCTGCGCGGACTGGATCGACGACCTCGCGATCGACGGGGAATGCCTCGGGCGCTCCCGAGGAGGACTGACAACCAAGCTCCACCTGGCCGTCGACGGCGCGGGCTTGCCGCTGGCGGTGATCCTCACCCCTGGTCAGGCCGGGGACAACCCGCAGCTGCTGCCGCTGCTGGACGATATCCGCGACCTCGAGGTGGACGGGCAGAGAGTGCGGGTGGGGCGGGTGCTCGCCGACAAGGCCTATACCCACCCGAGTACCCGCCAGGCGCTGCGCGAGCGCAGGATCAGGGCCACCATCCCCGAACGCGCTGATCAGATCGCCCGCCGCAAGGCCCGGGGCTCGGCCGGTGGCAGACCACCGGCCTTCGACCCCGACCTCTACAAACTGCGCAACGTGGTCGAACGGTGCTTCAACCGGCTCAAACAATTCCGGGGCCTGGCAACCCGCTACGCCAAACGAGCCGCCTACCACCGCGCCGAAATCATTCTTGCCTGCATCGTCCTGCACCTCCGATGAAGATCCCCAGGACACGTCCTAGGCGCGGCGGCGTGCGGTCCAGACGGTGCGCTCGGCGCGGACGGCGAGGTCGTCGCGGCGCAGGAGGCTGTGGGGGCCGCTGGTGTCGAGCAGCCGGTCCAGCGCAGCGAGATCCTCGGCGGGCAGCGACTGGGCGGCGCCCTGGCGCACGCGGCTCAAGCCCGCGAGCGCGTAACGCCCGACGGCCTCGTTGTGCTTGGCCGGCAGATTCGCGGTGATGGTGCGTTCGCTCTCGACGGTGAACCCGGCGGCCACCAGTTCCGGGCCCCAGTCGGCGCCGCGGTGGGGCGCGAGCTCGGCGATGCGGTGGGCCATCGCAGCGTGGCAGCGGTCTTCGAGGCCAGGCCGGTCCTCCGGGGCGTCCGGGGGCAGGAACCGCGGGAAGTCCGCCAGTTCCACCACGGCGAACAACCCGCCGGGCGCGAGCATCTCGTGGACCTGCCGCAGCACGCGGCCGGGGTCGGTCATGTGGTGCAGGGAAGCCGAGGCCCACACCAGGTCGGGTGTGCCGAGGTCGGGCCAGGGCGCGTCCAGGTCCGCCTGCACGGTGTGCACGCGGTCGGCGACCCCGGCCGCTTCGGCCTTCTCCGCCAGTCGTCCCAAGTGGACGGCCGAGGCGTCGACGGCCGTCACCCGCGCTTCGGGGAAGTGCTTGAGCAGGAGGAAGGTACCGGCTCCGGTCCCGCAGCCCAGGTCCACGATGTGCCGGGGCCCGGTTTCGGCCGGTAGCGAGGTGACGATGGCCGCGAGGTGCTCGGCGAGCACTTCCGCGTCCAGGTCGAGTACCTCCGCGTGGTCGTGTTTTCCGTGTTCCATGACAGCCACGCTAAGTGGACCCGGCCCTGCTACGGCGGCGGTTTCCCGGATGCGCAAGAAGATCGCCGGCCACCGTGCCGAAGGCGCAACTCAGCCGTCGCCCTGCTGGTGACCGCGGCGGGCGTCGCGGTCGAAGATGCCGAGGATCTCGCACGGGCCGCCCTCGGCGCCGATGGCGTGCGGCAGCATCGTGGGGAATTCCGCCGCCTGGTTGGTTTCCACGCGGAGGCGGCGGTCGCCCAGCAGCAGCACGGCGGTGCCCGACAGGACCACGAGCCATTCGCGGCCGGGGTGGGCGCGCATGCGGGCGAGGTTCTCGGGCGGCGGGTCGACCATTCGCTGGCGCACCACCGTGAGCCCGGGATCCGCCTTGACGGGCCAGCGCATCAGGCCGTACGCCGCCTCGTGCGTCGGGTTGCTGATGATGTCGTCCGTGGCCGTCTCCACCAGCTGGTCGAGCGAGGTGTCCAGGGCACGGGCGAGCGTGACGAGCTGGTCGAGGGCGAGGCGCCGCCCGCCGGTCTCGATGCGGCTGAGCGTGGACGACCCCATCCGCGCACGGGCGGCCAGTTCCTCCAGAGACCAGCCCTTGGCCACCCGCAGCGCACGGATCCGCTGGCGCACCAGGCCGTCGAGGTCGCCGCCGTCATCTTGCTTCACCGGCCTGAGCCTAGGCGCACGCCCGGCTGCCACGTGACAGGATGAGGCGGTGACCGACAGCCCCGACGTCTCGAGCCGCCCGTGGCGCGGGGTGGCCGCGGACGAGCGGCAGGCACGGCGGCGCAAGCAGCTGGTCGACGCCGGGTTCGCGCTGATGGGTTCCGGCGGGGCCGCGTCCGTCACGATGCGCGGGGTGTGCCGCGAAGCCAAGCTCACCGAGCGGTACTTCTACGAGAGCTTCCCCAACCGCGAGGCCCTGCTGGTGGCCGTGCTCGAAGCGGTGGCCGAGCAGGCACGGACCGCGCTGCTGGCGGCGCTGGCCGAGGCGGCGGACACGGCCGCGCTGGTCCGGCAGGTGGTGGCCGCGTTCACCGAGTTCGTCACCGCCGACCCGCGCCGGGGCCGCGTGCTGTTCGTGGAGTCGGTGGCCGCACCCGAACTGGCGAACCGCGGCGCCGAACTGGTCGGCGAGTTCACCAAGCCGATCGCGCTGGCCCTGCGCAGTCCCGTCCTCGGCGCGGAGACCGCCGACGACCACGACCTGGAGCTGAACGCCGAAGCGGTGTTCGGCGCGCTGGCCTACCTCTACCAGGCCTGGCTCGCCGGCCGGGTCACCATCACCCGCGACCGCTTCGTGGAGCACGTTTCCCAGGTCGTCGAGCAGCTGGCCCAGGCGAGTTCCGCCGCCGTCCAGGACTGACCGCCCCCGCGCACGCCCTCTCGTGAACTGACATCGGCTGATGTTGACATCGCCCGCTGTCAACAATATCGTGCAACGCCAAGCGAGCGTGAGGACGAAGCGATGTTCGGACTGTTCCGCGGAAAACCGGTCGTCGACGTGCGCGGGGCACGCCGGTACACCGACCAGGCGCACGCCATCGCCCCGCGTGCGGTCGAGTTCTCCTGGGACGGCGTGCCGATGCACTACATCCCCGGCGAGCCGATGGCCACGCACATCATCAACGTGATGCACCTGGTGCTGCCCGAGGGCGAGCGCGCGATGTCCGCCGCGCTGGCCGAGGCGCTGCCGCTGATCGAGGACGAGCGGCTGCACGAAGAGGTCGTCGGCTTCATCGGCCAGGAAGCGACCCACGCGTCCTCGCACGAGGGCGCGCGGGACCACCTGGCGAAGCTCGGCCTGGACGTCGAGCCGACGGCCCGCAAGATGGAGTGGATGGTCGACAAGGTCCTCGGCGACTGGGGCCTGACCGGCCGGGCGAAGCACGCGTGGCTGTGCGAGCGGCTCGGGTTGTTCGCCGCGATGGAGCACTACACCGCGGTGGTGGGCGACTGGCTGCTCAACGCCGACCAGCTGGCCGAG from the Amycolatopsis magusensis genome contains:
- a CDS encoding metal-dependent hydrolase, whose protein sequence is MFGLFRGKPVVDVRGARRYTDQAHAIAPRAVEFSWDGVPMHYIPGEPMATHIINVMHLVLPEGERAMSAALAEALPLIEDERLHEEVVGFIGQEATHASSHEGARDHLAKLGLDVEPTARKMEWMVDKVLGDWGLTGRAKHAWLCERLGLFAAMEHYTAVVGDWLLNADQLAERGMHPTMLDLVRWHGAEEVEHRNVAFDAFMYVDGGYGRRVRTALVASFTLAVLFLTTAGSLFRKDPSPDKGRFWPVQLLSATRRRMIPSATIFLTEIPKYLHPKFHPSQLGSMDKALRYLARSPAANGGAR
- a CDS encoding molybdopterin cofactor-binding domain-containing protein; amino-acid sequence: MRPGLGRRRFLGYVLAAPTLVTAAGLTPAARAQVPSPELTELLDLNDVMTAAALPTSGLIAVEVGQDGTVSFALPRAEVGQGVTTSTAMLIAEELAVPVGRVRVTLADARAELVFNQLTGGSNTTIATYTPIRVAAALARSRLLTAAAADFGVAVADLTLRDGVISDRSGRQADIGAFAGKAASTRTEQVAVDLAPRESFTVIGKPHNRVDALDAVTGRKKFAMDLAIPGAKPTMVCRAPTINGRVGSVANLAEVRVMPGVTDVVVISTGVAVRAETFGQCIDGVRALRVSWKSGTVEGKSDESVLQELAGAELPLGLKPPVPTVEAKFTFYFRGNSALEPNCAVADVRPDRAEIWSSMKSPIVAKQVIAAKLGLPPGRVTVHVTEGGGSFGRKLFFDAALEAAEVSQRIGKPVKLMWHRADDARQGRTHPMATSRVRAAYLGGVVLGYDQRHTSVATDFGHGLGEVFTALAARLPVGDIGFAETFFQLSQSTSYHFGASGRLLAETAKGFNTGSMRNVYSPDVTCARELVVDQLAAKMGKDPYRFRHDFLRDARSRAVLDKVAEVGSWGRAMPSGTAQGIAFHAEYKSVSAALVELDCRPGTVNRPIRDGVGGPRVTKVVFAVDVGLVVNPRGLEAQVMGCVMDGIALALTASLHLRDGYFLEASWDDYFYTRQWNTPPELEIIVMPSTSDEPGGAGELGVAASMAAVACAYGRATGKMPTAFPINHGTLSFEPKPTIPPVPASPVDGLSRRTDA
- a CDS encoding oxygenase MpaB family protein, with product MDGLSRRDMLRAGGALGALGALGIAAPAQARSAWTWSPTGSVAGAGAGADPRWVWDEEADPLVASLLDRGDVPMVNNLLRTWTKNGQPLPAGLPADLRDFMERARQLPPWAEPGKLATAVDFNEKRGLYLGLLYGLASGMMSTVIPKEARAVYYSQGGADMKDRISKTAKLGYDIGARDAYQPGGEMVVTCVKTRLVHAAVRHLLPQSPHWPAVADEEIPISQRDMMVTWHSLPTTVMRKMTDWKIPIPQRESVAFLHSWQVSAHMLGIKDEYIPATWQEANSQADEVLDPILAPTPEGVKLADILLNLGATVDGGILSKPILGAVTRFMLGDQIAGWLDIDREPLWDSLLDVAWEPFIAVREGLLPLPLAPKAYWLFDEFLRKAALLFLSEAKPISIEIPDTNRPE
- a CDS encoding TetR/AcrR family transcriptional regulator — protein: MTDSPDVSSRPWRGVAADERQARRRKQLVDAGFALMGSGGAASVTMRGVCREAKLTERYFYESFPNREALLVAVLEAVAEQARTALLAALAEAADTAALVRQVVAAFTEFVTADPRRGRVLFVESVAAPELANRGAELVGEFTKPIALALRSPVLGAETADDHDLELNAEAVFGALAYLYQAWLAGRVTITRDRFVEHVSQVVEQLAQASSAAVQD
- a CDS encoding TetR/AcrR family transcriptional regulator, which produces MEPALSALLSSGEESLLERAYSDAVGRADEVDEARARILDAAYDQFCRLGIQRSTMEDVARRAGVSRITVYRRFTTKDALVEQVVRREFRRYFDRFLIDIEQAETAADRVVLGFVSSLRAIRGNPLIGGLMEAEPDLLVPSMINDGGRTLGTVRQFVAGQLRHEQRAGTVSSELDADVVAEMMVRISASFLAIPSQVIDLDDDEQLAAVARRFLVPMLEPGD
- a CDS encoding oxygenase MpaB family protein, whose product is MAGLSRRKMLVSGGALGALGALGVAAPAHARSLLAWTWAPSGSVAGSGAGADPRWVWDEEADPLVASLLDRGDVPMVNALLWNWTRNDQPLPAGLPEDLRAFIEKARQLPSWADSKKLEVAAEFNKSRGLYLNLLNGVGGGMLSTAIPKEARSVYYSKGGADMEDRVAKTSILGFAVGALNAYRPGGSCIVEAVKTRLVHAAVRHLLPQSPQWTGDVPISQEDMLVTWHTLPTYAMRELLAWKVPMSGADREAYLHVWQVTAHLLGIRDEYIPATWAAANAQSEEILPRNMGPTPEGVELTDILLGQLAEQTSPASLSRPLCNALARYLAGDQVADWDGIEREPVWGPLISTAWPALVKFREGLIPLPLVPEAAWVLDEAVRKYILFYLTKGQETKIEIPTINRPQ
- a CDS encoding helix-turn-helix transcriptional regulator, with the translated sequence MKQDDGGDLDGLVRQRIRALRVAKGWSLEELAARARMGSSTLSRIETGGRRLALDQLVTLARALDTSLDQLVETATDDIISNPTHEAAYGLMRWPVKADPGLTVVRQRMVDPPPENLARMRAHPGREWLVVLSGTAVLLLGDRRLRVETNQAAEFPTMLPHAIGAEGGPCEILGIFDRDARRGHQQGDG
- a CDS encoding class I SAM-dependent methyltransferase, giving the protein MEHGKHDHAEVLDLDAEVLAEHLAAIVTSLPAETGPRHIVDLGCGTGAGTFLLLKHFPEARVTAVDASAVHLGRLAEKAEAAGVADRVHTVQADLDAPWPDLGTPDLVWASASLHHMTDPGRVLRQVHEMLAPGGLFAVVELADFPRFLPPDAPEDRPGLEDRCHAAMAHRIAELAPHRGADWGPELVAAGFTVESERTITANLPAKHNEAVGRYALAGLSRVRQGAAQSLPAEDLAALDRLLDTSGPHSLLRRDDLAVRAERTVWTARRRA